A window of the Butyricimonas virosa genome harbors these coding sequences:
- the der gene encoding ribosome biogenesis GTPase Der, with protein MSNIVAIVGRPNVGKSTLFNRLVGGRKAIVNEESGVTRDRNYGKSEWNGKEFSVIDTGGYVSNSSDIFEEEINKQVLLAMDEADVILFVCDVELGITDLDHSFARMLRKVNKPIYLVANKVDNGERLYDIHEFYKLGVGEEIFPVASINGSGTGDLLDKVVSHFTTDPIENMEELPKIAIVGRPNVGKSSTINALIGEERNIVTDIAGTTRDTITTRYNRFGHDFLLVDTAGLRKKAKVSEDVEFYSVMRSVRAIEDCDVCMLLIDATRGMESQDLNIFHLIERNQKGVVVLVNKWDLIEKDNKTTINFEKELRAKMAPFNDVEIIFTSALTKQRLLKALESAIQTYENRKQKLKTSELNRIMLEEIENFPPPSLKGKYIRIKYVTQLPSKTPTFAFYCNLPQYVKEPYKRFLENKIREHWKFTGVPIQIFMRKK; from the coding sequence ATGAGTAATATTGTTGCAATAGTAGGACGTCCCAACGTGGGAAAATCAACACTTTTCAATCGTTTGGTCGGTGGCCGGAAAGCCATCGTAAACGAGGAAAGCGGGGTGACCCGTGACCGGAATTACGGAAAATCAGAGTGGAACGGCAAAGAATTCTCGGTGATTGACACCGGAGGATACGTCTCCAACAGTTCGGACATCTTCGAGGAGGAGATCAACAAACAGGTATTACTCGCCATGGACGAGGCCGACGTGATCCTGTTCGTCTGCGACGTGGAACTCGGTATTACCGATCTGGACCACAGTTTCGCCCGTATGCTTCGGAAAGTCAACAAACCCATCTACCTCGTGGCAAACAAGGTAGACAATGGAGAACGTCTTTACGATATACACGAATTCTATAAACTGGGAGTCGGAGAAGAAATCTTTCCCGTAGCCTCTATCAACGGTTCGGGAACCGGTGATCTGCTTGACAAGGTGGTTTCACACTTCACCACCGACCCGATTGAAAACATGGAAGAGCTTCCTAAAATTGCCATCGTAGGACGTCCCAACGTGGGAAAATCCTCCACCATTAACGCCCTTATCGGGGAAGAACGTAATATCGTAACCGATATTGCCGGAACAACTCGTGACACGATTACAACCCGCTACAATCGTTTCGGACACGACTTTCTACTAGTTGACACTGCCGGATTACGCAAGAAAGCGAAAGTCAGTGAAGACGTGGAATTCTATTCCGTGATGCGTTCCGTACGTGCCATCGAAGACTGTGACGTGTGCATGCTACTGATTGATGCTACCCGGGGAATGGAATCTCAGGACTTGAACATATTCCATCTCATCGAGCGTAACCAGAAAGGCGTGGTAGTCCTCGTAAACAAGTGGGACCTGATTGAGAAAGATAACAAAACGACGATCAATTTTGAGAAAGAACTGCGGGCAAAAATGGCCCCCTTCAACGACGTGGAAATCATTTTCACCTCGGCTCTCACAAAACAACGTCTGTTGAAAGCGCTTGAATCAGCCATCCAGACCTACGAAAACCGAAAACAAAAACTGAAAACATCCGAACTGAACCGCATCATGCTGGAAGAGATCGAAAACTTCCCTCCCCCCAGCTTGAAAGGAAAATATATCCGCATAAAATACGTGACACAGTTACCATCAAAAACCCCAACTTTCGCATTTTATTGCAACTTACCGCAATACGTGAAAGAACCTTACAAGCGTTTCCTGGAAAACAAAATCCGGGAACACTGGAAGTTCACGGGTGTACCGATTCAGATTTTCATGCGTAAAAAATAA
- a CDS encoding SoxR reducing system RseC family protein, which produces MAKNTIEHDGIVTQVAETFIIVTIQSQTACAGCHAKGACGMSEMALKSITTEKPNEDVKIGDKVIVSASTQNAMLSVLLAYIVPSILIIAVLALLILAGTSEVLAATLSLTTTTVYFIVLYLLRNKFAKKIKFKVKIA; this is translated from the coding sequence ATGGCAAAAAATACAATAGAACATGATGGAATCGTGACGCAGGTGGCTGAAACCTTTATTATTGTGACCATACAAAGCCAAACAGCTTGTGCAGGATGCCACGCCAAAGGAGCTTGCGGCATGTCGGAAATGGCTCTGAAAAGTATCACGACGGAAAAACCAAATGAAGATGTGAAAATCGGTGATAAAGTAATCGTCAGTGCCAGTACCCAAAATGCCATGCTTTCCGTCCTACTGGCATACATCGTTCCTTCCATCCTTATAATCGCCGTTCTGGCTTTGTTAATTCTTGCCGGGACCAGTGAAGTCCTAGCTGCAACGCTGTCTCTAACGACTACAACAGTATATTTTATTGTTCTTTATTTATTAAGAAACAAGTTTGCCAAAAAAATAAAATTCAAGGTTAAAATAGCATAA
- a CDS encoding Fe-S cluster domain-containing protein, translating to MMTTTIIYTIISLCAIGIASAVILYFVAQKFKVEEDPRIDTVESILPGANCGGCGKPGCRGFAEATVKATSLDGLFCPVGGAETMTKVAVALGMEVTAQTPQIAVVRCNGTCDHRQRTSQYDGYKSCAIEHSLYRGETDCTFGCLGCGDCVTACPFDAIHMDENGLPVVSEEKCVACGACVKACPRNIIELRNKGVKDRRVFVCCVNKDKGNIARKACTAACIGCGKCVKECPFEAITLENNLAYIDFRKCRLCRKCVSVCPTHAIHEVNFPPRKITEPADQLKTATN from the coding sequence ATGATGACTACTACCATTATTTACACCATTATTTCTTTGTGCGCTATTGGAATCGCGTCTGCCGTGATTCTTTATTTTGTTGCACAAAAATTCAAGGTCGAGGAAGACCCTAGAATTGATACCGTGGAAAGCATACTACCGGGAGCTAATTGCGGAGGATGTGGCAAACCCGGGTGTAGGGGATTTGCAGAAGCCACGGTAAAGGCGACTTCATTGGATGGACTGTTTTGTCCGGTTGGAGGTGCGGAAACCATGACGAAAGTTGCCGTTGCTTTGGGTATGGAAGTAACTGCACAAACTCCACAAATCGCGGTGGTAAGATGCAACGGCACGTGTGACCATCGTCAACGTACCAGTCAATATGACGGTTACAAATCATGCGCCATCGAACATTCCCTTTACCGGGGAGAAACCGATTGTACATTCGGTTGCCTCGGGTGTGGAGATTGCGTAACAGCCTGCCCGTTCGACGCCATTCACATGGACGAAAACGGTCTCCCGGTCGTTTCCGAGGAGAAATGCGTGGCATGTGGAGCTTGCGTGAAGGCCTGCCCGAGAAATATCATCGAATTGCGGAACAAAGGAGTAAAAGACCGACGAGTTTTCGTTTGTTGCGTGAACAAAGACAAAGGGAACATTGCCCGTAAAGCCTGTACAGCAGCTTGCATCGGATGTGGGAAATGCGTGAAAGAGTGTCCATTCGAGGCCATCACGTTAGAAAACAACTTGGCATACATTGACTTCCGCAAGTGCCGACTTTGCCGGAAATGTGTCAGTGTTTGTCCGACACATGCGATCCACGAGGTTAATTTCCCTCCCCGGAAAATCACCGAACCTGCAGACCAGTTGAAAACTGCAACGAATTAA